In the Sarcophilus harrisii chromosome 3, mSarHar1.11, whole genome shotgun sequence genome, one interval contains:
- the NDUFS5 gene encoding NADH dehydrogenase [ubiquinone] iron-sulfur protein 5 encodes MPFFDIQTRLGLNVDKWMTIMSAEQPYKMPARCHAFEKEFIECAHGIGMTRAKKECRLEYEDFIECLHRRKTIERLGTVMKQKEKLMKEGKYTPPPHHSGKEELRP; translated from the exons ATGCCAttttttgacattcaaacacGTTTGGGCCTCAATGTTGACAAATGGATGACAATTATGAGTGCTGAACAACCTTACAAAATGCCAGCCCGATGCCATGCTTTTGAGAAGGAATTCATTGAGTGTGCCCATGGAATTGGTATGACCCGAGCCAAGAAAGAATGCAGACTGGAATATGAGGATTTCATTGAATGTTTGCATAGGCGGAAAACG ATAGAACGTTTGGGAACAGTCATGAAGCAGAAGGAGAAGTTAATGAAAGAAGGGAAGTATACTCCTCCACCTCACCACTCAGGCAAAGAAGAGCTAAGACCTTGA